CCGGTGATCCATTGGCTCGTGCCGTCAGGAGCGGCGGTGAAACCGTCAACGGTGGCGGCGAATTTGGCCGTAACCGAGACCCTTGCGTGGCGCAGGCTGGTCAGCCAGGGCTGTAAGGCGCAAACCTCGGTGGGCACATGGATGACCTCCACTCCGCGGCCACGCAAGTAATCGGCTCCGCCGGACGCGGCGGGGTTGGGGTCGGCGGTGAGGTAGACCACCCGTGCGATTCCCGCGGCGGCAAGCGCATGCGAGCAGGGTCCGGTGCGGCCGGTGTGATTGCACGGCTCGAGGGTGACGACGGCTGTGGCGTGGCGAGCTTTGTCGCCTGCTTGGCGCAGTGCGTTGATTTCGGCGTGGGCGCCGCCGACCGGGGAGGTACCTGCCACCGCAATGACGTTTCCGTCAGCGGAGACAATGGCGCAGCCGACCGGCGGGTTCGGTGAGGTCGTGCCGCGCACTTTTTCGCCTGCGGCAAGCGCTTCTTGAAGGCCCTTCATCACGTTTCGCTGGCCTGGGCTGCTGCGGCGAGTCGGCGCAGCTTATCGACAGCTTCCGCTGGGTTATCCGCCCCGAAAACCGCGGAACCGGCGACGAAGGCGTCGACGCCTGCCTCTGCGGCCTGGGCAATGGTCTCGTTGCCGATGCCGCCGTCAATACCAATGATTGTGTTGAGTCCGCGCTCGGCGATGTGGTCACGCAGCGTCATCACTTTGCCAAGCACCTCAGGCATGAACTTTTGCCCGCCGAAGCCGGGTTCGACGCTCATAATCATCACCTGGTCGAATAGATCGAGGTTGTCTAGGTAAGGCTCGATGGGTGTGCCAGGTTTGATGGCGAAGCCGGTTTGGGCGCCAAGCTGTTTGACCTGCTGCGCCGCCGCGACGTGGTCTTTGACGGCCTCGACGTGGAAGATGAGACGGTCGCCGCCGGCGCGAATGTAGGTTTCAAACCAGCGCTCAGGTTCCTCAATCATCAAATGCATGTCGAAAAACTGCCCGGAGACACCTTTGACGGCCTTGGTCACATCCGGGCCGAAGGAGAGGTTGGGAACGAAGTG
The Corynebacterium sp. BD556 genome window above contains:
- the rpe gene encoding ribulose-phosphate 3-epimerase codes for the protein MIYIAPSILAADYANLGNDVRKVANADLIHVDIMDGHFVPNLSFGPDVTKAVKGVSGQFFDMHLMIEEPERWFETYIRAGGDRLIFHVEAVKDHVAAAQQVKQLGAQTGFAIKPGTPIEPYLDNLDLFDQVMIMSVEPGFGGQKFMPEVLGKVMTLRDHIAERGLNTIIGIDGGIGNETIAQAAEAGVDAFVAGSAVFGADNPAEAVDKLRRLAAAAQASET
- the ribD gene encoding bifunctional diaminohydroxyphosphoribosylaminopyrimidine deaminase/5-amino-6-(5-phosphoribosylamino)uracil reductase RibD — encoded protein: MKGLQEALAAGEKVRGTTSPNPPVGCAIVSADGNVIAVAGTSPVGGAHAEINALRQAGDKARHATAVVTLEPCNHTGRTGPCSHALAAAGIARVVYLTADPNPAASGGADYLRGRGVEVIHVPTEVCALQPWLTSLRHARVSVTAKFAATVDGFTAAPDGTSQWITGPTAREHVHADREKRDAIIIGTGTAISDNPSLTARNTDGTLRARQPRRVVVGKRRVPEGNLTRLGFEQYETPEEAMRALWETGARDVLVEGGASLLGSFFKLNVVDRVQAYLAPMILGGGRAVVEQALTPTLADATRFRTSQVTQLGNDILIEMER